Proteins from a genomic interval of Sparus aurata chromosome 21, fSpaAur1.1, whole genome shotgun sequence:
- the LOC115572083 gene encoding methyl-CpG-binding domain protein 3-like, with the protein MERKSVTLPVKRIFNKPQIVRSLGSSLHTNVNPSQAIAGHSLMTKVQRSRHKHHYDINHQIRAKPDLNTTLPVRQTASIFKQPVTKVTNHPNNKVKTDPQKAVDQPKQLFWERKLSGLNAFDIAEELVKTMDLPKGLQGVGPASSDKTLLSAIASALHTSPAPVTGQLTAAVEKNPGVWLNTTQPLCKAFVVTDEDIRKQEDLVQNVRRRLEEALTADMLAHIEDATEEEEEEEEGGEDEVSKTEKVEQVEKEEL; encoded by the exons ATGGAGAGAAAAAG TGTTACATTACCTGTAAAGCGTATCTTCAACAAGCCCCAGATAGTCCGCAGTCTGGGCAGCAGTCTTCACACAAATGTGAATCCCAGCCAGGCCATAGCAGGACACTCGCTCATGACCAAAGTGCAGCGCAGCAGGCACAAGCATCATTATGACATCAACCATCAAATCAGG GCGAAGCCTGATTTAAACACGACACTACCAGTTCGACAGACGGCGTCCATCTTCAAACAACCAGTGACCAAGGTAACAAATCATCCCAACAACAAGGTGAAGACGGACCCGCAGAAGGCTGTGGACCAACCCAAACAA CTGTTCTGGGAGAGGAAGTTGAGCGGGTTAAATGCCTTTGATATCGCGGAGGAGCTGGTGAAAACTATGGATCTGCCTAAAGGCTTACAGG GTGTCGGCCCTGCGAGTTCAGATAAAACGCTGCTTTCTGCCATCGCCAGCGCCCTGCACACCAGCCCCGCTCCTGTCACCGGACAGCTCACAGCTGCGGTGGAGAAAAATCCCGGAGTCtggctcaacacaacacaacctcTGTGCAAAGCCTTCGTAGTGACCGATGAAGACATCAG GAAGCAAGAGGACCTTGTGCAGAATGTGAGGAGGCGTCTGGAGGAAGCCCTTACGGCCGACATGTTGGCTCATATAGAGGACGCcactgaggaagaagaggaagaagaagaaggaggagaagacgaAGTCAGCAAAACAGAGAAGGTTGAgcaggtggagaaggaggaatTATAG